A stretch of Paenibacillus mucilaginosus 3016 DNA encodes these proteins:
- the galU gene encoding UTP--glucose-1-phosphate uridylyltransferase GalU codes for MKIKKAIIPAAGLGTRFLPATKAMPKEMLPIVDKPTIQYIVEEAVASGIEDIIIVTGKGKRAIEDHFDNYFELEANLQEKGKLDLLAEVRYPTSMADIHYIRQKEPKGLGHAIWCARKFIGDEPFAVLLGDDIVVSEKPCLQQMIEIFDTYQVSVLGVQNVEPETVSRYGIVDGMQLEDRVTRVTRLVEKPKREEAPSTQAILGRYILTPRIFDVLENQATGAGGEIQLTDAIAALNRMEAVYAYEFEGTRYDVGEKLGFIQTMLDFSLQRPDLRDDVLAYMQKIVEQAAQLK; via the coding sequence TTGAAGATCAAGAAGGCCATCATTCCCGCAGCAGGACTTGGAACCCGGTTCCTGCCTGCAACCAAAGCCATGCCGAAGGAAATGCTTCCGATCGTGGACAAGCCCACGATCCAATACATTGTAGAGGAAGCCGTTGCCTCGGGTATTGAGGATATCATTATCGTAACAGGAAAAGGCAAGCGGGCGATCGAGGATCATTTCGATAACTATTTTGAACTCGAAGCCAATCTGCAGGAGAAGGGCAAGCTGGATCTGCTTGCCGAAGTCCGTTATCCGACCTCCATGGCGGATATCCATTATATCCGGCAGAAGGAGCCCAAAGGACTGGGACATGCCATCTGGTGCGCACGGAAGTTTATCGGCGACGAGCCGTTTGCGGTCCTGCTGGGAGATGACATTGTCGTCTCCGAGAAGCCCTGCCTGCAGCAGATGATCGAAATCTTCGATACTTACCAGGTATCCGTACTGGGTGTTCAGAATGTGGAGCCTGAGACGGTATCCCGGTATGGGATCGTAGACGGTATGCAGCTTGAGGACCGCGTTACCCGTGTAACCCGGCTTGTCGAGAAGCCGAAGCGCGAGGAGGCCCCGTCCACTCAGGCGATCCTCGGACGCTATATTTTAACGCCGCGGATTTTCGATGTGCTCGAGAATCAGGCTACGGGTGCAGGCGGAGAAATTCAGCTCACGGATGCGATCGCAGCGCTGAACCGGATGGAAGCCGTCTATGCTTACGAGTTTGAAGGCACGCGGTATGACGTGGGCGAGAAGCTGGGCTTTATCCAGACGATGCTGGATTTCTCCCTGCAGCGGCCGGATCTGCGCGATGATGTTCTGGCTTATATGCAGAAGATCGTGGAACAGGCCGCCCAATTGAAGTAA
- a CDS encoding acyltransferase family protein, whose translation MKKRLHFLQFLRCLAALMVVIHHTDRILLQKYNIEALIYEPFDYPYARVDLFFVLSGFIIYYIHRQDFNRPEKVKTFLLKRFIRLIPLYWVVTMGYLVLLIFAGEQLNAPHILKSFLLLPDTAQPILGVAWTLRYEVFLYLVFCLLLMSRKWFGPWVLVWIASMLILLGVGISFENRPYLDLVLNPLNVEFAAGCLAAHIILHTKRDLTKFSYLGGAILALSLISQEIWTLTLNHVFLWGVPFFFIILGFASYEMKREVSVNKWLVKIGDASYSIFLTHIIVILSFRTVSDKLHLYQKLGHPILLSVFVCIAAVIFGCLFYKFVEKPLLQWIRATLVDRRKSEVTYSESAVPKGTN comes from the coding sequence TTGAAAAAACGACTGCATTTTCTGCAATTTCTGCGGTGTCTGGCTGCCTTAATGGTGGTCATTCATCATACGGACCGGATCTTGCTTCAGAAGTACAACATCGAAGCTTTGATCTACGAGCCCTTTGATTATCCATATGCGAGAGTCGATTTATTTTTTGTACTTAGCGGATTCATCATTTACTACATTCACCGGCAAGATTTTAACCGTCCTGAGAAGGTTAAGACCTTCCTGCTCAAACGCTTCATTCGGCTTATCCCGCTTTACTGGGTTGTTACCATGGGTTATCTGGTCTTACTAATATTCGCTGGCGAACAGCTGAATGCTCCCCATATTTTGAAGTCTTTCTTGCTGCTGCCTGATACCGCCCAGCCTATTCTTGGAGTGGCATGGACTTTGAGGTATGAGGTCTTCTTGTATTTGGTGTTCTGCCTTCTATTAATGAGCAGGAAATGGTTTGGCCCATGGGTTTTAGTTTGGATAGCCAGCATGCTTATTTTATTGGGTGTGGGTATTTCGTTTGAAAACCGTCCGTATCTCGATTTGGTATTAAATCCATTAAATGTGGAGTTTGCAGCAGGCTGTTTGGCGGCACATATCATCCTCCATACCAAACGTGATTTAACCAAATTCAGTTATCTGGGGGGAGCCATACTTGCTCTTTCTTTAATTTCTCAAGAAATTTGGACGCTTACGCTTAACCATGTGTTCTTGTGGGGGGTTCCTTTCTTTTTTATCATTCTAGGCTTTGCTAGCTATGAGATGAAACGAGAGGTTTCGGTAAATAAGTGGCTTGTGAAAATTGGCGACGCATCATATTCCATTTTTTTGACTCACATTATCGTGATCCTTTCCTTCCGAACAGTTAGCGATAAGCTGCACCTCTATCAGAAGCTGGGCCATCCCATACTTTTGTCTGTGTTTGTCTGCATAGCTGCGGTTATTTTTGGATGCCTATTTTATAAATTTGTGGAGAAGCCGCTCCTACAGTGGATTCGGGCAACTCTAGTCGACCGAAGAAAATCAGAGGTCACTTACTCTGAATCGGCCGTACCGAAAGGGACGAACTAG
- a CDS encoding acyltransferase produces MIRKMKELLKKARGEISTEQLIKMGLTVGKNFNRRPGCIIDYSHCFLITIGDDVTFAPRVHILAHDASTKVHLNYTKIGLVEIGDRVFIGAGAIVLPNVKIGNDAIIGAGAVVTKDVPAGSIVAGSPARVVGNTAEYIEKNKELMTLSPVYDHTWTLSHGITPEQKRKMKEDLRNKIGFIE; encoded by the coding sequence ATGATACGAAAAATGAAGGAGCTCCTCAAAAAAGCACGCGGGGAAATATCAACGGAGCAATTGATCAAAATGGGCTTGACCGTAGGAAAAAACTTCAACCGCAGGCCGGGATGTATTATTGATTATTCCCATTGCTTTCTCATCACCATTGGGGATGACGTTACTTTTGCACCACGTGTGCATATCTTGGCCCATGACGCTTCAACAAAGGTGCATCTCAATTACACCAAAATAGGTCTCGTCGAGATTGGCGACCGCGTATTCATTGGCGCCGGGGCGATTGTCCTGCCTAACGTAAAGATCGGAAATGACGCGATCATCGGAGCGGGTGCTGTCGTCACCAAAGATGTGCCTGCAGGATCGATCGTGGCCGGAAGCCCGGCGCGTGTTGTTGGAAACACAGCGGAGTATATCGAAAAGAATAAAGAGCTTATGACACTAAGCCCCGTATACGACCATACGTGGACGCTGTCACACGGAATAACTCCAGAGCAAAAGAGAAAAATGAAAGAAGATCTTAGAAACAAAATTGGATTCATCGAATAG
- a CDS encoding polysaccharide deacetylase family protein: MRLAGMKRTVKEWGMRLFYYSGAYFIANRLLGRGGLYIVGYHRISENLNADDVHVLAVTRRNLENHFRFYAKGFELISMDEVEPLLRQGKLTKDYMVVTFDDGYRDNYTLGIDLFRKYGVVPTIYLTAGAVDRRSVLWTDVIDTLVASTRLNEIRLSILNVSGTFPLTTQTERVSLSEVLKNEIKRYDEQVKKDTLERLSRLFGVPLAVEDSLLIEWHEVKELVRSGAIMGSHTLNHPTLSKIAHEDAVQEVTESRHLIEERLGSRVHHFAYPYGKQEDYTQAIKRELAGIYTTSVTAIDGINQPGQDVHQLKRIIVENISVHQLRIRLLKHKMGSPLITL, translated from the coding sequence ATGAGATTAGCCGGAATGAAGAGGACGGTTAAAGAATGGGGAATGCGCTTGTTCTATTATTCTGGCGCTTATTTCATAGCCAATCGCCTGCTCGGACGCGGCGGCCTGTACATAGTCGGCTATCACAGAATATCGGAGAATCTGAATGCTGACGATGTTCATGTTCTGGCAGTCACCCGCCGTAACCTCGAGAACCATTTCCGCTTCTATGCGAAGGGCTTCGAGCTCATATCCATGGATGAAGTGGAGCCGCTTCTAAGGCAGGGCAAGCTGACCAAGGATTATATGGTCGTTACTTTTGATGACGGCTACAGGGATAATTACACACTTGGAATAGACTTGTTCCGGAAGTACGGAGTCGTTCCAACGATCTACCTGACAGCGGGGGCTGTCGACCGGCGAAGCGTATTGTGGACTGATGTCATTGATACCCTTGTCGCTTCGACCCGTTTGAACGAAATCCGGCTGTCGATTCTGAATGTCTCGGGCACGTTTCCCTTGACCACCCAGACGGAGCGAGTCTCGCTGAGCGAAGTTCTCAAGAATGAGATCAAACGGTACGATGAGCAGGTCAAGAAAGATACGTTAGAGAGGCTCAGCCGTTTGTTCGGCGTACCCTTGGCAGTGGAGGATTCCCTCCTGATCGAGTGGCATGAAGTGAAGGAATTGGTCCGCTCCGGTGCCATTATGGGAAGCCACACCCTGAACCATCCCACATTGAGCAAAATTGCGCATGAAGATGCGGTTCAGGAGGTAACGGAGTCCCGGCATCTGATCGAGGAGAGGCTCGGCAGCAGGGTACATCATTTTGCATACCCGTATGGGAAGCAGGAAGATTACACACAGGCCATCAAGAGGGAGCTGGCCGGGATCTATACGACCTCGGTCACGGCGATCGACGGCATTAATCAACCGGGGCAGGATGTGCACCAGTTGAAGAGGATTATCGTTGAAAATATCAGCGTACACCAGCTCCGGATCCGGCTGTTAAAGCATAAGATGGGCAGTCCTCTTATCACTCTTTGA
- a CDS encoding sugar transferase: MHKFNKSSYVHLEMLFFDIIGLILSFVMSYFITNDVTLLHPMESYVWLLVIYVPIFFFSMSLSNMYHKLTFNYYDRIVRNVFKASFLSALFVAAMIFYTNDELEYSRMFYSIFMLSAFVITVVQRIAVYRSKGSAVMNGVKKTIIIGVPSVIHKFEYFITKTNVKMDLAGYIHVESDEEELAAPTLGRLDELEEILKRHVVDEVIFAVGDQHIAKVEHAVALCEDMGITTRLVLNIYNLNISKTHFTAVGTLPMLTLHTVSLNVVELMMKRTLDILGALVGLLITGLASLIIIPLIKLDSPGPVLFAQDRVGVNGRVFKIYKFRSMYLDAEERKKELMKQNKVQGGFMFKMDDDPRITPIGRFLRKTSLDELPQFLNILKGEMSLVGTRPPTVDEVSRYKTHHYRRISIKPGLTGMWQIKGRSEVTNFDQVVQLDTAYIDQWSVWLDIKIIFRTIIVVLTSKGAY; this comes from the coding sequence ATGCACAAATTTAATAAGAGTTCTTACGTCCATCTCGAGATGTTGTTTTTCGACATTATCGGGCTGATCCTTTCGTTCGTCATGTCGTACTTTATAACGAACGATGTAACCTTGCTTCACCCGATGGAATCTTATGTTTGGCTGCTCGTTATCTATGTACCGATCTTTTTCTTCTCAATGTCTCTCTCCAACATGTATCATAAGCTGACATTCAATTACTATGACCGAATCGTCCGCAATGTATTTAAGGCCTCCTTCCTATCAGCATTGTTTGTAGCCGCCATGATTTTTTATACGAATGATGAGCTGGAGTACAGCCGTATGTTCTACTCGATCTTCATGCTCAGTGCGTTCGTTATAACGGTTGTTCAGCGGATTGCGGTTTATCGCTCTAAAGGCAGTGCCGTCATGAACGGAGTGAAGAAGACCATCATCATCGGGGTGCCGAGCGTCATCCACAAGTTCGAGTATTTTATTACGAAAACCAACGTGAAGATGGACCTTGCCGGATACATTCACGTCGAGAGTGATGAGGAGGAGCTTGCGGCACCGACGCTGGGCCGGTTGGACGAGCTCGAAGAGATTCTGAAGCGGCATGTCGTCGATGAAGTGATCTTTGCGGTTGGGGACCAGCATATCGCCAAGGTGGAACATGCGGTTGCCCTGTGTGAGGATATGGGGATTACGACGCGTCTGGTGCTCAATATCTACAATCTGAACATCTCCAAAACGCACTTTACGGCCGTCGGTACCCTTCCGATGCTGACTCTGCACACCGTCAGCTTGAATGTGGTTGAGCTCATGATGAAGCGGACGCTGGATATTCTCGGGGCACTCGTTGGACTGCTCATCACGGGTCTTGCGTCCCTGATCATTATCCCCCTGATCAAGCTGGATTCCCCCGGCCCCGTACTGTTTGCCCAAGACCGAGTCGGTGTCAACGGCCGGGTGTTCAAGATCTATAAATTCCGCTCGATGTACCTGGATGCGGAAGAACGCAAGAAAGAGCTTATGAAGCAGAACAAGGTGCAGGGCGGATTCATGTTCAAGATGGATGATGATCCGCGCATTACTCCTATTGGACGCTTTCTCCGGAAGACCAGTTTGGACGAGCTGCCCCAGTTCCTGAACATTCTCAAGGGGGAGATGAGTCTGGTCGGCACACGGCCCCCGACGGTCGATGAAGTCAGCCGCTATAAGACTCACCACTATAGAAGAATCAGCATCAAGCCAGGGTTGACAGGCATGTGGCAGATCAAGGGCAGGAGTGAGGTCACGAATTTTGATCAGGTGGTTCAGCTCGACACAGCCTATATCGATCAGTGGTCCGTATGGCTCGATATCAAAATCATCTTTAGAACCATCATTGTCGTACTGACCAGCAAAGGGGCGTACTAA
- a CDS encoding alginate lyase family protein — MEKNEVESMKLRLAEQDAALLPGFQYLMKEADKALGLTPPSVMDKTGIAPTGDKHDYWSLSPHSWPDPAMPGGMPYKEIPDAVNSQSMSGDYDKAALSKMTEAVNTLALAYYYTGDERYAHQASLFLKTWFLHPETRMNPNLNFGQTFPGRNGGGNIIDAALLIHLPDSLLMLEGSPSWTQQNDEGVREWMRQFSEWMMSSEVGRKGKSAANNHSTWFDVEYITFLLATGQNQAAFHHLQDHSMRLIDLQIDSEGRMPNELNGPKAFHHSLYNLKAFSLLAAAAEHVGVDLWHYQGSRGQSLNAAYSYMAEYLLGKPWPYTGSRDELKSEVMSGMIAAGSIYDTAAVRSAAELLRDKAGFKLPIYGVRGS; from the coding sequence TTGGAAAAAAATGAAGTCGAAAGCATGAAGCTCCGGCTGGCGGAACAGGACGCCGCCCTGCTGCCCGGTTTTCAATATCTAATGAAAGAGGCGGATAAAGCGCTTGGTCTAACTCCCCCTTCCGTTATGGATAAGACGGGTATCGCACCGACCGGGGATAAGCATGACTATTGGAGCTTATCGCCTCACAGCTGGCCGGATCCTGCCATGCCGGGAGGAATGCCTTACAAGGAGATTCCTGATGCGGTTAACTCCCAATCCATGTCCGGGGATTACGATAAAGCGGCTCTTTCCAAGATGACCGAGGCCGTGAACACCTTGGCCCTTGCTTATTACTATACGGGAGACGAGCGTTACGCCCATCAGGCCTCCTTATTCCTGAAAACCTGGTTCCTGCATCCGGAGACCCGGATGAATCCGAACCTGAACTTCGGGCAGACCTTCCCGGGCCGGAACGGGGGAGGCAATATTATTGATGCGGCTCTCTTGATTCATCTTCCGGACAGCTTGCTGATGCTGGAGGGATCTCCTTCCTGGACGCAGCAAAATGACGAAGGGGTCAGAGAGTGGATGAGGCAGTTCTCCGAATGGATGATGAGCAGCGAGGTCGGGAGGAAGGGAAAGAGTGCCGCTAATAACCACAGCACCTGGTTTGATGTGGAATACATCACCTTCTTGCTGGCAACGGGACAGAACCAAGCGGCTTTCCACCATTTGCAGGATCACTCCATGAGACTGATCGACCTGCAAATCGACAGTGAAGGCCGAATGCCCAATGAGCTGAACGGGCCGAAGGCCTTCCATCATTCGCTCTATAACCTGAAGGCCTTCTCTTTATTGGCTGCGGCGGCAGAGCATGTCGGAGTTGACTTGTGGCATTACCAAGGGAGCCGGGGACAGAGTCTGAATGCAGCTTACAGCTATATGGCTGAATATCTGCTTGGCAAGCCTTGGCCTTATACCGGAAGCCGGGATGAGTTGAAATCGGAAGTGATGAGCGGGATGATCGCTGCCGGAAGCATATACGATACAGCGGCTGTTCGAAGCGCTGCCGAGCTGCTGAGAGATAAAGCGGGCTTTAAACTCCCGATCTATGGTGTGAGAGGTTCTTGA